CGGCCCTTTTGATCTGGGAGTTCGGCATCTTGAGTTTGCTGGAGCAGGGCGAGGGTTCTGACCAGCAGGTCAGGGGAAAAGTTCCCCGGTGCAAGGGTTACGCCGCGCCGGGCGGAGCGCAGGGTTCCGGTGAAGGAGAACCGGTCGGCGTCCAGGCCCAGGGTGGCACGGGCCCGGGCGATCGAGCCGGGGTCCGCGACGTCGAGGAGTTCCTTGCGCCGGCCGGCGACGACCACCTTGTGGCCGGCCTCGTGCAGGCGCAGGGCCAGGCCGAGGCCGATGTCCGCAGTTCCGCCGGTGATCAGGAACGTGTTGCCGGTCATCTTCATGAGGGTCTCGCTCCTTCGGTACGGCCGACCGGTGAGCGCCCGCAGCCTCGACCGTAGGGGCGCCCGCGCAGGGGCGGGAGAGGAAGGTCTGTCCATGGATCGGCGGTCTCGGCCTGGTGGAGAGGTCCACCAGCGGATCCGGTGTCGCTTCGGCGTCGCGGTATCCGAGGCCAGCCCTGGACGCCCTCGCGCTGGCAGAGGATCCGCGAGGTGCGCCCCTTCCTCGGGCTTTTACCTCGACGCTGAGACCTGTTCCCCGGGCGAGCGCACAGCTGTGGAAGGAGGCTCGAACGCGCCTTGTCCCGCACTGAGCCCGTCCAGCAGGAGGTCACCGAGCTCGGAGAAGGCGTCGCCGGCGCTCAGGCCGGTCCGCTCCAGAAGAATCCCCGACTGGACCGCGTCGATGGCGACCGCTACGACATGGGCGGCGAAATGGCCGTTGAGCGCGCGGAAAACACCGGTCTGCACGCCCTCCTCGATCAGTTCGTGGACCCGGCGCGCCGCGGCGGCGGAGTTCGTGCGGTAGATCTGTGCGGTCGGTTCGTAACCGACCATGTCGTCGTAGAAGGCGTGGGAATGCCGGCGCATGGCCGTGCCGACGCCGGTGAGGTAGACCCGGATGCGCTGCCTGGGGTCCGGCTCGGTCTGGACGGCCTGTTCGATCTCGGCTGTCGCATCCCGGAAGAAAGCGCGGGTGACCGCCAGGACCAGCTGTTCCTTCGTGGAGGCGAGGCTGTACAGCGTCGCCTTGGAGCACCCCAGTCGTTGGGCGAGCTCATCCATGGTCACCGCGGTGAAGCCTTCGGTCAGGATGATCGCCTCGGCCTGGCGCAGCAGTTCGTCCCGCCGACGGGTGTCGACGACCCGCCTGCGCGTCGTTCGGCGCGGGCGTCGGTCGCGCGAGTCAGGTTGGGCCGTCACCGCAGCAGTCTCCCATGAGCGTCGCCGCCGAAAGCGGCGGGTGGCCGTCCGGGCTGGAGGGCCGACCAAATGGGTACTAGCGTACCGTCTAACGTACCCGCGTGGAGTGCCCCCGTCCGGGACGTTCGGACAAAGGGTGGCTGACTGACTCGCAGGCGACGTCCGCGGCAGCATGCAACGGCTGGTCACCTGCTCCTCCGCCGGACTCGCGGTTACCGGATCGAGGATCCGATGGAGATGCCGCCGTCCACGTCGAGGACGATGCCGGTGATGTAACCGGCGGCCTCGCTGGCGAGGAAGGCCGCGGCTTCGGCGATGTCCTCGGGCCTGCCGGTGTGGCGCATGGGGATCTTGTGGGTGAGTCTGTCGCGTGCGGGGCCGTTCATGGAGGCGAGCATGGGGGTCTCGATGAGGCCGGGGGCGATGGCGTTGGCGGTGATGCCGTGTCGGGCGCCCTCGATGGCGAGGGTGCGGGTCATGCCGACGATGCCGGCCTTGGCGGCCACGTAGTTGGTCTGGCCGAAGTTCCCGCGCCAGGACATGGAGGAGAAGCTGACGATGCGGCCGTAGCCCTGGCGTTTCATGGGGCCGAACGCGGCCCGGGCGCAGTGGAAGCCGCCGGTGAGGCTGACGTCGATGACCGCGTGCCAGTCGTCGTCGGTGATGTCCTCGACGCGGTTGTCGCGGATGATGCCGGCGTTGTTGACCAGCACGTCGAGGCGGTCGAGACCGGCGGTGACATCGGCGATCCAGGCATCGACCTGAGCGGAGTCCGTCACGTCCACCACGTCCGTGCGGAGGTTCGCGTCGTGGGCGTCGGCGATCGTCCCGGCGGCGTCGGTGAGGGCCTGTTCGTTGACGTCGGCCAGCGCGACGGTGGCGCCCTCTGCGGCGAACCGGGTCGCCATGGCGAGGCCGAGGCCTTGGGCGGCGCCGGTGATGGCGACGACGCGTCCGTGGTAGCGGTTCACTTGGTGTCTGCTTTCGTGGTGGGGGGAGTGAGGAAGGCCCGCAGGGCGTCGGCCACCGAGCTCGCCGGCCAGTTGTCGGCGAAGGTGGCCAGTTCCTCGCGCAGGGCGTCCTCGGGGACGATGCCGTCGATCCGGTGCAGGAGTGTCTTGAGCCGTTGCTGGGCGGGGCTGTGGCGGTCGGCCAACTGCCGGCAGATACGCATGGCGGTGGCGTCGAGGTCGGCTGCGGGCACGATCGCCTGGATCCAGCCCGTGTGAGCGAAGGCGGTCGCGGGCAGCAGTTCGCCGGTGAGCAGGAGCCAGCGCGACAGTCCGCGTCCGACCGCGCCGGGAAGCCGGACGCTGGACCCGCCTGCCGGCACCAGCCGCCGCTTGAGGTGGCCGTCCCCGATGAGCGTGGTGTCGGCTGCGACGACGACATCGCAGGCCAGCGCGAGTTCGAGTCCCCCGGCGACGGCGTGACCGTGCAGCACGGCGACCCACGGTTTCGGGCTGGCCGCGATACGGCTGAAGCAGGCCGACACGTCGGTCAGGAAGTCGACCGGGTTCTCGCCGCGGTCGTGCAGTTCCAGGAACTGGTGGAAGTCGCCGCCGGCGCAGAAGCTCGGTCCTCTGCCGGCCACGGCGATGACCGCTGTGCCGGGGTCGGCCTCGGCGCTGGTGATCTGCTTGTCGAGGGCTTCGATGAGGGTGACGTCGAGGGCGTTGCGCCGCTCGGGGCGGTTGAGCAGCAGCCACCGGACGGGGCCGCGTTGCTCGACGATGAGGGGATCCGTGTCGGTCACTGTGTCTCTCGGCTGGAAGGTTCGGTGCGTCGGCGTTTGCGCAGCAGGTAGCGCTGGGTCTTGCCGCTGGGCGTCTTGGGCAGGGCGTCTATGAAGTGGATCGTGCGCGGGTAGGCGTGGGCGGCGTAGCGGGTCTTGACCAACTGCTGGAGTTCGGCGGCCAGTTCGGGTGAGTCGTCGGTGCCGTCGCGGAGGACGACGTACGCCTCGATGACCTCGCCACGGACCTCGTCGGGTGCGCCGATGACGCTGCACTCGGCGACGGCGGGGTGCTGGGCGAGGACGCTCTCGATCTCGAACGGCCCGATCCGGTAGCCGGCCATGATGATCACGTCGTCGTCGCGGGAGGAGAAGAAGAAGTCGCCGTCGGCGTCGATGCGCCCGGCGTCGCCCGTGAGGTACCAGCGGCCGTCGGGGGTGAACTTGGCCTCGCTCTGCCCGGGGATCTGGTAGTCGCGGAAGGTCATCAGCGGGCTCGCCGCGACGTCGATCGCGACCCGGCCGAGCACGCCTGGTCCGGCGGGCTCGTCCTTCTCGTCGGCCAAGACGGTGAGGCTCCAGCCGGGCACAGGCCGTCCCATGGATCCCGTCTTGAGGGGGCGGGCGAGTTCGGGGTGGTGGTGGTTGGCCAGGGGCATGCCGACCTCAGTCTGGCCGAAGTGATCGTGCACGGCCAGGCCGAGCGCGGCGCCGGCCCACTCGTTGACCTCGGGAGTCAGGGGCTCGCCCGCGCTGGACGCCCGCTCCAGGCGCAGCGCCCGCGGCACCGGCACCGACGAGGAGCGCAGTCCCCGGTACACGGTCGGGGCGGCGGTGAAGTCGGTGACCCGGTGGTCGACGAGGGTGCGCCAGGTCGTCTCCGGGGAGAACCCGCCGGACAGCAGCAGGCTGGGGATACCGGCGGCCATCGGAGCGACGACGGCGGAGTACAGCCCGTAGGCCCAGCCGGGGTCGGCGGCGCACCAGTAGCTGCTGTCCCGGGTGACACCGAGGCCGTACTCCAGGTAGATCTGCCATCCGGCGATGTAGGAGGCGGGGTGGATGACCCCCTTGGGCTTGCCGGTGGTGCCGGAGGTGAACATGTGCACCAGCGGTCCGTCCCCGCTCGTGGTGACGGCGGGCACCGGCTCGGGCGACGCGGCCGCGACGAGGTCGGCCAGCACCATGTCACCGTGCTGCGTGCCGGTTCCGGTGACGACGACGCGGCGCCGAGGGTCGTCCGGCATGTCGGGGCCCGGGTCCAGTTTGTGGCGCTGGTCGGGGTCGACGACCACCACGTTCGCACCGGAGCCTTCCAGACGCAGGGCGATGGCCTGGGGCGCGAACGCGGTGAACAGCGGGACGTAGACCGCGCCGAGCCGCCAGATCGCGAGGATGACGGTGACCAGGTCGGTGCTCTTGCCCATCAGGGTCGCCACCCGGTCGCCCGGGGCGACCCCAAGCCCTTGCAGCGCCCGGGCACAGCGGTGCGAGTCGGCGGCGAGCTCGCCGTAGGTGAGCGTGGAAGCTCCACCGGTGCCGTCGGCCAGGGTGAACGCGACGCGGTCGGCGGGGTGCTGGTCGCACAGCAACCAGGCCACATCGAGGGAAGACGCCGTGAATCGCGCGGTCAGCTCGGCGACCCGGTCCGCGGCGCTCATCGCTGGTCCTTCCGGTCGATGATCGGCAGCACGAGACGGCTGGGGTGGTTCGGCCCGTGATGGATGTGGTTGACCGCGGGAATCATCTGCTCCTCGCTCTCACGGGCGATGACGCCGCCGGTGTTGGTGTTGCGGTCGTAGCGGGGGAAGTTGCTGCTGGAGACGTCCACGCGGATGCGGTGACCGGGAAGGAAGACATTGGAGGTGGCGGTCATGTCGATGGTGATCTCGTAGACCGTGCCGGGCTCCATCATTTCCTCCGTGGCCAGGCCGCTCCGGTAGCGGGTGCGCAGGATCCCGTCGCACAGGTTGATCGCCTTGCCGTCGGGGAAGACGTCGACGAGTTTGGCGGTGAAGTCGGTGTCCACCGCCGACGAGGAGACGAACAGGGTCAGGCTGACCGGGCCGGTGACCTCGACGGCCTCGTCGAGTACGGGTGTTGCGAAGCACAGGACGTCCTCGCGGGCGGCGACCGTCCGCTGGTCGACCGGACCGCAGAACCCCTGTGTCGTCGGCATCGACGCCCCGCCAGCCGAGGGAACCGGGCGGCGCGGGTCGTAGAGGTAGGTGTCGTGTCCGCCGCCGGTCGGCGCCTCGGTGGTCAACACGCCGTCCCCGCCCGCCGTGTTGGCGTGACCGGCGCTCGTCAGGTGGAAGTCGGTCCACCTCGTGTCGGGCAGCGGCCACTCCTGCTCGTCGCGCCACTGGTCGATACCCATGACGAAGATCTTCACGGGCGCCACGTCGTCGAGAGCGGTGGTGTCGCCGCGGAGCCAGCGGTCGAAGAACTTCACATGAAGGCCGGTCAGACCCATCATCTGGGCACTGGCCAGCGGTCCGAAGGAGCGGTCGGGATAGACGCCACTGGTGGACATGTGATCCCACGGACCGATGATCAGCCGCTGGCCCTCGCGGGCCTGCGCACTGCCCGCCTTCTGGCGGGCGGTGGTGTAGGTACGGACGGTCTGCCCGATGTAGAGGTCGTACCAGCCGCCGATGTTGAGCGCCGGGACCGTGGCGTTCTTGAGCTCGGGCGTGAGCTCCATAGCGTCCCAGTAGGCGTCGTGGGAGGGGTGAGCCATCCAGTCGTCCCACCACTTCCCGTACTCCGCCAGGACCGGAACCTCGGCCGTCGGCAACACGTCGTTCAGCGGCTCCGGGAACAGGAGAGCCTGACCGAGCTGCTGCAGCTGGGACGCGGAGCCCTCGCCGGCCGCCAGGGATCGCTGCGCGTCGGCCGTGTACATCATGGTGTTCCACAGCGTGACCAGGCTCAGCGAGAGCGCACCGCCCGCCCCGTACCAGGGCGCCTCGTAGTTGTCGATCGAGGTGAAGGCCGGCGCGATCGCCTTGAGGCCGGGGGCGCCGGTCACGGCGGTCTCCCACTGGACCATGCCGAGGTAGGACGCCCCGTACATGCCCACCGTGCCGTCCGACCACGGCTGGTCAGTGATCCAGGCGACGGTGTCCTCGCCGTCGGCCCGGTCGGCCATGTGAGGAACGAACTCGCCTTCTGAGCGGTGGGTGCCCCGGCAGTCCTGCACCACCACCGCGTAGCCCGACTCCAGCAAAGCCATGAGGTCGGGCATGACCCCGCCCAGGGTGATGCCGAACGCGTCTTTGCCGTAGGGCATTCGCACGAGCAGCGACGGAGCCTTCCCCTCGACTGGATGCCACACGTTGGCGGCGAGGGCTACACCGTCACGCATCGGAACCTGGACATCTATCTCGTATAGGTGCTGCATCGGTGCTCCTCGTTGAGCTGACGGCGTCGCCCCGGATTTGGGTACGTTAAGAGGTACGTTCGTACCCTGTCAATTACCGAAGCCGTCGGAGGGGAGGTCGGCCTCCGGCGATCGACCTGCGCGGGCTCCCTCGCCTGAGCTGGCGGACCGAGGGCCCGACGACGGGAACCCGGCGAGGGTCCCAAGGCCCGCGATGCGTGCCGATGCGTGACGCCTCGCGCGAGCTCCGCGGCGACCGGCCCCTCTGACGTGACCGGGCCGGGTGCGGGTCCACTCGCCGGCGGCTCTCGAATACCGACACTCCGCCAGTGAAGATCCGGTGCTGCTGGAGTGGTTCGCCGGGACACCGATGGTGGCCCGGCCGCAGACCTGTGACGAGCCCTTGACGGAGCAGGCGGTCGCGCGCGGCGGCGCCCGGACGCAGATCGTGTTCCGCGCCGCGGTCAACGACACCCTGCTGCCGATGGTGCGAGCCGGTCTGGGATCGGCGCTCCTGCCCTGGCTCGCCATCCTCGGAGCCGAGGTGCCCTCGGACGACAGGCTCCGCATCCACGAGCTACGGCCCACCCTGCCGCCACGGGAGATCTGCCCGCACCGGCAGGCCGGACGTATCCCCTCACCGCTTGCCGCCCGCGCGGTCGACATCGCCGTCCAAGTCGTGACCGGACTCGCACCGCCGCCAACTCCTGCCTGATGCAAGCCGGTTGCCCGTCGGCGGGCGTGTCTACCTCACGCCGGGTCGACCACCCTGCTCACGATCCACGCATGCTTGCCGACCTGCCGGCCGCGCGTGAATCCGAAGTCCTGGAGGAGTTCGACGGTCGCACTGAACAGGAAGCGGCCCTGCGCCTCGCGTCCGTCGGTCACCTCCGAGATGGCTTCGACGACGCCACCTCCGGCTTGGGCGATCTGGTCGAGGGCGCCTTCCAGAGCCGCCCGCGCGATGCCCCGGCCCCGGTGCTTCCTGTCGACGTAGACACAGGTGATCCGCCAGTCCGGCCGCGGCGGTACGTCCTTGTCGTACGCCCGTCTGTGCTTGATGTTGGAGAGTTCCTCGGGGCTGCCGTACTGGCACCACCCCTGCGCTGTGCCGTCCTCGTCGAGGACGAGCGCGGCGTGGGCGCGGCCGGTACGCACCCGGTCCTCCTTGGCCTCGCGGTGGCTGATCCCGGGCCGGCCGCACTCCGGGTGGTACCCGATGCACCAACACCCGCCGAAGATCCCGTTGTTGCGCTCGACGAGCTCGGCGAAGGCGTCCCAGGTGGAGGCGTCCAGGGGGCGGACCTGGTACGGCAGGGGCTCAGGCATCGGCGGCCGCCGCGGCCAGGACCCGGGCGAGTTCGGTCGGCTTGGTGAACATCGGCCAGTGGCCCGAGTCGATGTCGACGAAGTCCAGGTGCCTGGCGCGGGTGACCTCGGGCACGTCACCGGCGTCGACCCAGTCCTGGGCCTGTGCGGGGGTGAACTCGGGGCACACGAGCAGCATCGGGACGTCGAACCTCCGCTCGTCCTTCAGCCGCACCGTCCCCTTGGCCACCCTCTCGGGCACGGGGATCGCCGCCGAGGCAACGCGGCTGCGCGTCTCCTCGTCGAGGTCGGCGGAGTCCGGCCCTTCGAACGGGCCCCAGCCGGGGAAGGGCATCACGCCGTCCTTTGTCTCGAAGAAGTCGGCGTACGGCTGCCCGTCGGCGGACGGGAAGCCTCCGATGAGGGCCACGTTGGCGACCCGCTCCGGCCGCGCGTCGGCGGCGAGCCAGGCCAGGGTGCAGGCGGCGGAGTGCCCGACCACCATGGGCTTCTCCGGTGCCGCGTCCACGGCGGCGAGCACCGCCGCCACCTGGTCCTCCAACGTGGCGGACTCGGCTCCGTCACCCTGACCGGGCAGGGTGAGCGCCACGGGGCGGTGGCCGAGTTCCTCGAGCGCGGGCACGACGTCGTCCCAGGCGGATCCGTCGAGCCACAGGCCGGCGATGAGCAGGATGTCCATGGATCAGTTCTCTTTCCCGTGAAGCCCGTGAAGTCCGTGAGGTCGGTAGGTCGGTCGGTGCCATCACGCTACGACTGGTTCCGGACAATCCACTTCCGGTATATCTCGTGACCACCTAATCTGCTCGGGTGCCGACCGAGCTCAGCCCCACCGCGCGAGCCCTGCGCACCCTCGAGATCCTCCAGTCCCGCACCGCGGGAGTGACCGCCGACGAGCTCGCCGCGTCCCTGGGTGTCACGGAGCGGGCCGCGCGCCGCTACGTCGGGATCCTCCGCGAGGCGGGCGTCCCCGTGCACTCGGCCCGGGGCCCCTACGGCGGGTACCGACTGGGGCGCGGGGCGCGGCTACCGCCGGTCGTCTTCACGGAGCCCGAGGCGCTGGGCCTGGTCATGGCGGTCCTCGACGGTCAGCCGGCGGCCGCCGACCCCGATGCCGACGACCTCGTCGGTACCGCCCTGGGCAAGGTCATCCGGGCGCTGCCCGAGAGCGTCGGCCGGCAGGCGGCCGCCCTGCGCGAGCACGCGTCGGCGGCGCCCGACCGTCACGCGTCCCGTCCGGATCCCGCCCTCACGAGCACGCTGGTCGCGGCGAGCGCGGTGCGACGCCGCGTGCTGGTCACGTACCGCAGCGAGTCCGGCAACGAGTGGGAGGCCGAGGTGGATCCCTGGGCGGTCGTCGTCCGCTACGGCCGCTGGTACCTCCTGTGCCATTCCCACCACGCGGACGCGATCCGCACCTACCGGATCGACCGGGTCCGCGCGGTCCGGGAGACCGCGCACGGCTTCGAGACGCCCGACGGCCTCGACCCGGTGGCGGCGCTGGAGGAGAACCTGGGCCAGGGGTGGGCGTTTCCCACGCGGGTCGTGTTCGACGCTCCGATGGCCGAGGTGCTGCCGGCGATCCGCCCGCCCATGGGACGGCTCGAACCGTCGGGAGACGGGTGCGTGCTCATCGGCAGCACGAGGAATCCGACGATGTACGCGCAGGAGTGGCTGGCGCAGCTGCCGCTCGACTTCCGTGTCGAGGGCGGGCAGGAACTGCGCGCGGCGGTGGAAGCGCTCGCCACGCGTTTCACCGCCGCCGTGACGGACGGGCCCTGAGCGTTCATGGCGAACGACCCTTCCCCGCGCGCTACTCGCGCGGGCGCGAACTGCCGGGAACCCAGGCGTGCCGCGAATCCCACGCGACCCTGGAGCGAACCGATTCGCACGCAAGCGCTTCGACGGGATCGAAGGACTGGCGGGGGCCTGGGTCAACGGCGTGCCGCACGGTGAGACGGCGCCGCCGCACGGGCCGCCTCGTCGCCTCGTCGCCCCGCGCCTCCCGGACCGGCCCTCCCGCACCGGGCCTGACCGCTGCGCCCCTGCTCACCGGCATGATGGGCAGGCCGTCAGGCGGGCCGGTCCCGGCCCGCCGCGCACCCCCGCCCGCCGGGAGGACACCTCGGCTTCCGCGTCCCTCGGCGTCGCAACATTTCGATGTGACGGTCGGGGGCGACCCGCAGGAATCAGCCGTCGAACCGATTCCGCGACAAGGTTCGCAACAGGATCCTCCACACCCTTGACAGCCCGTCAGTTACGGGAGCACCGTCTCCCCCCGAAACCTCTCTGCAATCCGCTGCACATACGGCACCTCGAAGCGCTTCCGGATTGTCAGCGCCCCCACACGACCCGAACGGGTCGCGCCGGCACGGTAGGGAGATCGGATGGGAACCATACGGACAAGACGCCACCCCGGTGGTGTGCAACGGTTGCTCGCGGCGGTACGGCGCCGTGGCAGGCCGGACAACGTGCCCGATCGGGCGAACGCGCCGTCGCCGGCGGGCTCGGTCGGCTTCCCGCCGAAGGCGTTCGCCCGCGCAGGAGCCGCGGTCGTGCTCGTCGCCGGCACGCTGGCCGGCGCCGCCGTCACGGCGGGTGCGGCCCATGCCGACACATCCGGGCCGTGCGACATCTACGCGGCGGGCGGTACACCCTGCGTGGCGGCCCACAGCACCACACGAGCGTTGTACGGCTCGTACAACGGGCCGCTCTACCAGGTGCGGCGTGCCTCGGACAACACCACCCGGAACATCGGCGTCCTGAGCGCGGGCGGGTACGCCGACGCCGCCGGCCAGGACTCGTTCTGCTCGGGGACCACCTGCCTCATCACGATCGTCTACGACCAGTCCGGTCGCGGCAACAACCTCATGCAGGCGCCCGGGGGCGGAGCCGCGGGCGGCCCCGACAACCTCGCGAACGCGACCGCCGCACCCACCACGGTGGGAGGCCACAAGGCCTACGGCGTCTTCGTGGCGCCCGGCACGGGGTACCGCAACAACCACACCAACGGCATCGCCATCGGGGACAACCCCGAAGGCATGTACGCGATCTTCGACGGGACGCACTACAACGGCGGCTGCTGCTTCGACTACGGCAACGCCGAGACGGACAGCAACGACGACGGCAACGGCACCATGGAGGCCATCTACTTCGGCAACATCAAGGTCTGGGGCTATGGCAGCGGCAACGGCCCCTGGATCATGGCCCATCTGGAGAACGGCCTGTTCTCCGGAGTGAACCAGCACTACAACGCCAATGATCCGACCATCAACCACCGCTATACGACCGCCGTCGTCAAGGGCGGCCCGAACCACTGGGCGATCCGCGGCGGCAACGCGCAGTCGGGCGGTCTGTCCACCTTCTACGACGGACCGCGTCCCAACGTCCCGGGCTACAACCCGATGCGCAAGCAGGGTGCCATCATCCTCGGCATCGGCGGCGACAACAGCAAGGGCGCCCAAGGCACCTTCTACGAGGGCGTGATGACCTCGGGCTACCCGTCCGACGCCACCGAGAACGCGGTTCAGGCCAACATCACCGCGGCCGGATACAGCAACGCCTCCGGCGGGACGAGCACCGGAGCACTGCACGCGGTGGGCGCGGGCAAGTGCCTGGACGTGCCGAACTCGTCCACCACGGCCGGTACGCAACTGCAGATCTGGGACTGCAGCGGCGGCGACAACCAGAGGTGGACCCGCACGTCCTCCGGCCAGTTGACCGTCTACAGCGGCAGCGGCCAGATGTGCCTGGACGCGTACAACCACCAGACGTCCGCCGGCACCAAGGTGGTGACCTGGCCGTGCAACGGCGGGGCCAATCAGCAGTGGCAGCTGAACTCCGACGGCACCGTCACCGGCACCCAGTCGGGACTCTGCCTCGATGTCACCGGCGCCTCCGCGGCCAACGGCGCCCTGGCCGAACTCTGGTCGTGCAACGGTCAGTCCAACCAGCGATGGAGCCTCTCCTGATCCGAACGGCACCGGACCGTGGTCGGCTCGCCACCGGCCACCGGCCACCGGCCACCGGCCACCGCCACCGGATACGGGCCTGAGCGCGCCCGACGCCGAGTCCGAGGCACGGCCGGACTCTCCGGCCCCGCGCACCCCTACCGAAGGATGACGATGTCCAGAGCCAGAGCGCTCCGCGGCCTCTGGGCCGCCCCCGTGGCCCTGCTCGCCCTACTGGCCCAGAGCCTGAGCACAGCCGGGGCCGCGTCCGCCGTACCCACCGAGCGCCAGGCAGCGACCGCCGCCCTGTACGTGTCGCCGGATGCGGCTCCCGGCGGGAACGGCAGCGCGGAGCAGCCGTTCGCGACGATCGACGAGGCGCAGCAGCCCGCGCACCGGCTCTCGGCCGATGCGGACGTCGTGGTCCACCTGGCCGGTGGCACGTACCGGCTGACCAAGCCGCTGACCTTCGGCCCCGGCGACGGCGGGCAGAACGGCCACACCATCACCTACCAGGCGGGCAGCAGCCGGTCATCAGCGGCGCCCAGCGGGTTTCGGGTTGGCAGGTGCATGATCAAAGCAGCAACATCTGGTCGGTCCATGTCGGTGCCGGTGTGAACACGCGCCAGCTGTATGTGAACGGCAAGCAGGCACCGCGGGCGTCGATCCAGGTGCCCCGCTCGAGCTTCACCTTCACGCAGACCGGCTTGACCGTCACCGACTCCTCCCTCGACTACCTGGCCGGCCTCTCGGACCAGAGCCACATGGAAGTCGAGAGCGTCAATTCCTTCACCGACCGTTACGCGCCGGTCCAGTCGATCAGCGGCAGGACCATCACCATGCAGCAGCCCGCGTGGAACAACAACTCCTGGGGCTACGACACCATCAACGCGCCGTTCGCCGGCGGGACGATGTATCTGGAGAACAACTACGCGTTCCTGAAACAGGCCGGTCAGTGGTACCTCGACGCGTCCACCGGCGAGCTCTACTACCGGGCCCAGCCGGGGCAGAACCCGAACAGCCTCGACGTGCAACTGCCCCGGCTGCAGAGCCTGCTCGGCATCAGCGGCAGCTACGGCTCACCGGCGACCGGCCTCGCGTTCACCGGCATCCGGTTCACGGGGACCTCCTGGCTCGGTCCGAGCGGACCCGACGGATACGCGGACCAGCAGAGCGGCGCGCACATCACCGGTTCCTACGCGATGCCCGCCAACTGGCTGAGCACCTGCAAGTCGGGCTGCACGCAGTTCGAGGCCACCCGAAACCACTGGGCGCAGATGCCCGCGGCCGTGCAGGTCTCCGCCGCCACCGGCATCACGTTCTCGGGTGACACGTTCTCCGAACTCGGGCAGGCAGGACTGGGCGTGGGCAACGACGGTGTCGCCACGGCCTCCGGCACCGGACTCGGAGCGAGCGGCGTCACCATCACCGGCAACACGTTCACCGACCTCGCAGGCAGTGGCATCCAGGTCGGCGGCATCCAGCCGGAGGCCCACCACCCCAGTAACCCGCAGATGACGAACCAGAACATCACCATCAGCAACAACAAGGTCAGCGCCGTGGGAACGGACTACAAGGAGACCGCGGGCATCCTGTCCACCTACGTCACGAACGCGACGATCACCCACAACCAGTGCGACCACCTGCCCTACGACGGGATCGACATCGGCTGGGGCTGGGGGATGAACGACCCCGGCGGCAGCCAGGACTACGTCAACCGAGGAACGTACAACTACCAGCCCATTTACAGCACTCCCACGACGCTGAAGAACAACACCGTCTCCCACAACCTGGTCTTCGACACCAAGAACGCGATGTTCGACGGCGGCAGCATCTACAGCC
This portion of the Streptomyces canus genome encodes:
- a CDS encoding CocE/NonD family hydrolase, producing the protein MQHLYEIDVQVPMRDGVALAANVWHPVEGKAPSLLVRMPYGKDAFGITLGGVMPDLMALLESGYAVVVQDCRGTHRSEGEFVPHMADRADGEDTVAWITDQPWSDGTVGMYGASYLGMVQWETAVTGAPGLKAIAPAFTSIDNYEAPWYGAGGALSLSLVTLWNTMMYTADAQRSLAAGEGSASQLQQLGQALLFPEPLNDVLPTAEVPVLAEYGKWWDDWMAHPSHDAYWDAMELTPELKNATVPALNIGGWYDLYIGQTVRTYTTARQKAGSAQAREGQRLIIGPWDHMSTSGVYPDRSFGPLASAQMMGLTGLHVKFFDRWLRGDTTALDDVAPVKIFVMGIDQWRDEQEWPLPDTRWTDFHLTSAGHANTAGGDGVLTTEAPTGGGHDTYLYDPRRPVPSAGGASMPTTQGFCGPVDQRTVAAREDVLCFATPVLDEAVEVTGPVSLTLFVSSSAVDTDFTAKLVDVFPDGKAINLCDGILRTRYRSGLATEEMMEPGTVYEITIDMTATSNVFLPGHRIRVDVSSSNFPRYDRNTNTGGVIARESEEQMIPAVNHIHHGPNHPSRLVLPIIDRKDQR
- a CDS encoding AMP-binding protein, with the translated sequence MSAADRVAELTARFTASSLDVAWLLCDQHPADRVAFTLADGTGGASTLTYGELAADSHRCARALQGLGVAPGDRVATLMGKSTDLVTVILAIWRLGAVYVPLFTAFAPQAIALRLEGSGANVVVVDPDQRHKLDPGPDMPDDPRRRVVVTGTGTQHGDMVLADLVAAASPEPVPAVTTSGDGPLVHMFTSGTTGKPKGVIHPASYIAGWQIYLEYGLGVTRDSSYWCAADPGWAYGLYSAVVAPMAAGIPSLLLSGGFSPETTWRTLVDHRVTDFTAAPTVYRGLRSSSVPVPRALRLERASSAGEPLTPEVNEWAGAALGLAVHDHFGQTEVGMPLANHHHPELARPLKTGSMGRPVPGWSLTVLADEKDEPAGPGVLGRVAIDVAASPLMTFRDYQIPGQSEAKFTPDGRWYLTGDAGRIDADGDFFFSSRDDDVIIMAGYRIGPFEIESVLAQHPAVAECSVIGAPDEVRGEVIEAYVVLRDGTDDSPELAAELQQLVKTRYAAHAYPRTIHFIDALPKTPSGKTQRYLLRKRRRTEPSSRETQ
- a CDS encoding enoyl-CoA hydratase/isomerase family protein, which produces MTDTDPLIVEQRGPVRWLLLNRPERRNALDVTLIEALDKQITSAEADPGTAVIAVAGRGPSFCAGGDFHQFLELHDRGENPVDFLTDVSACFSRIAASPKPWVAVLHGHAVAGGLELALACDVVVAADTTLIGDGHLKRRLVPAGGSSVRLPGAVGRGLSRWLLLTGELLPATAFAHTGWIQAIVPAADLDATAMRICRQLADRHSPAQQRLKTLLHRIDGIVPEDALREELATFADNWPASSVADALRAFLTPPTTKADTK
- a CDS encoding LysR substrate-binding domain-containing protein, with amino-acid sequence MRVHSPAALEYRHSASEDPVLLEWFAGTPMVARPQTCDEPLTEQAVARGGARTQIVFRAAVNDTLLPMVRAGLGSALLPWLAILGAEVPSDDRLRIHELRPTLPPREICPHRQAGRIPSPLAARAVDIAVQVVTGLAPPPTPA
- a CDS encoding TetR/AcrR family transcriptional regulator, which gives rise to MTAQPDSRDRRPRRTTRRRVVDTRRRDELLRQAEAIILTEGFTAVTMDELAQRLGCSKATLYSLASTKEQLVLAVTRAFFRDATAEIEQAVQTEPDPRQRIRVYLTGVGTAMRRHSHAFYDDMVGYEPTAQIYRTNSAAAARRVHELIEEGVQTGVFRALNGHFAAHVVAVAIDAVQSGILLERTGLSAGDAFSELGDLLLDGLSAGQGAFEPPSTAVRSPGEQVSASR
- a CDS encoding SDR family oxidoreductase; this translates as MNRYHGRVVAITGAAQGLGLAMATRFAAEGATVALADVNEQALTDAAGTIADAHDANLRTDVVDVTDSAQVDAWIADVTAGLDRLDVLVNNAGIIRDNRVEDITDDDWHAVIDVSLTGGFHCARAAFGPMKRQGYGRIVSFSSMSWRGNFGQTNYVAAKAGIVGMTRTLAIEGARHGITANAIAPGLIETPMLASMNGPARDRLTHKIPMRHTGRPEDIAEAAAFLASEAAGYITGIVLDVDGGISIGSSIR
- a CDS encoding SDR family NAD(P)-dependent oxidoreductase, giving the protein MKMTGNTFLITGGTADIGLGLALRLHEAGHKVVVAGRRKELLDVADPGSIARARATLGLDADRFSFTGTLRSARRGVTLAPGNFSPDLLVRTLALLQQTQDAELPDQKGRPPHLAPAHTASAA